A segment of the Candidatus Cloacimonadota bacterium genome:
ACCTGGTTAGAAGAAATGACAAAACCAATTTCGTAACTTATTTTGTTTCATAAAATTACAAGCTGTCGCTTTTTGGCAGCTTTTTTTGTTGCCTAAATTATTAATAAATTATTATATTGCATTCAATATTTTGGGGGTTGTGTTTATGAAAAAAAATTTACTGATAATTTTGATTTTTATTTTCTTCTCATTTTCTATCTTTTCTGCTGAATATCCAGATTTCGAAAAAATAGTAAAAAGACAACATCAGGTTCGCCGGCAGGAAGTAGAATTTTATCGAAGTTTGTACCAGGAACCTGCATTTACAACCCGAGAAATGGATAATTATGACGTGCGCTATTATCGTATCGAGATCGAGCTGGATTTTGACGATGAATATATCGACGCATCTGTATTGATGGGAATCGAAATTCTGGAAGATAATTCCAGTGCTATTCAGGTTCATTTCGCTGATATTTTGGATGTGGATGAGATTATCATGAATTCACAAAATCTCACTTTTTCGCATCAGGACGGCATCATTGATATTGATCTGGCAGGAAATTATAATATCGGTGATTACCTGGAAATCGAAACATTTTACTATGGAAATCCCGACGTGCGGCTGGAAGACGGCATCAAGTTCGAATCTCATTCCGGAACTCCGGTAGTTTTTTCCATGGTTTCTCCGCGAGGAGCCCGAAAATGGTGGCCCTGCAAAGATACACCAGCCGATAAACCGGATTCCCTCGATATCTGGGTTACTTTTCCAGAGCAATATGTCTGCGCTTCCAACGGACTTCTGCAGGAAGAAATAAATAACGGTAATGGCACAAAAACCAGTAAATGGCACGAGTCATATCCGGTAGCAACTTATCTTACTTCTTTCGCCATCACCAATTATCAAATGCACTCTTTTCTGTGGCAATACAATGGAAACCAGATGATGGTAGATAATTATATCTATCCCGAGCAGGCAACTTCCAGTATAGATCTTTACAGTCAATGTGAAGGAATGCTGACTTTTCTTTCCGATACTTATGGAATTTTTCCTTTTCTGAGCGAAAAATACGGACATGCCACCTGTACCAATCTTGGCGCTCTGGCTATGGAACATCAAACCTGCACTTCTTTCGATGCCGGCTACATCAGCGATCCGGCTGCGCCTTACACAGTTTGTCACGAACTTGGTCATTCCTGGGCAGGTGATGCCTTGAGCATCGGCAGTTGGAGTCATGTGTGGCTGAAGGAAGGTTTTGCTTCCTACAGTGAAGCTTTGTGGGCCGAACATCTCTACGGCTCGCAGGGTTTGCAGGATTATATGCAGGCGGAAGATACCGGCGGAGCTTTAGACGAATGTCTTTATCGTGATGATTCACTGGGGGCAAATCACATTTTCAATTCTGTAGTTTATAACAAAGGTTCCTGGAGTGTTCACATGCTGCGGGGAGTTCTGGGAGACGATGATTTCTTTGATTTGATGGAATATTATTTTCAGAATCCCGATTTTCTTTATGGGAACGTTCTAACGGAAGACTTGAAAAATTGTGCTGAAGACATCGCCGGCTACGATATGGACTGGTTTTTTGATCAGTGGTTCTGGAATTATGGACGACCCAGTTATTATTATACTTATTACACATCAGCTTCCCAGGATTCGGTAAAAGTTACCCTGCAATCGATGGGAAGTCAGGGTGATCCGTTTGAAATGTATGTTCCACTGCGCATCAATGATGAAGATCAGCGCATCTGGGCAGAAGATGGTTTTAATTATGACACATTAGAATTAGTTGGCAATGTGAGCAGTTGGGAATGGGACCCTGACAACTGGGTTCTGGATTATGGGTACATCGAAAAAATTCCTGCTTTGGATGAAGTTGATCTGAATCGAGAAGGTTCCGCTGTTATTACCTGGACAGATTTCTTCGATCCTGCCATTTCTGGTTATAACGTCTATCGCAAATTGGAAGGAGAAAATTATCTTCAGTTGAATTCCGTTCCGGTAACGGCAACCTATTATTTTGATGACGATGTAATTGCCGGACAGCAATACTATTACAAAATTGCCGCGGTTTTCGATGACGCTGGAGATTATGTCAGTAAATTTTCCAATCAAATATCTATAATTCCAGTCGATTTTACATTTGACGAAGGAATTCTGCTGGTGGATGGAACTCAGGATTATCCAGCAACTTCACCATTTCCATCCGATGAAGATGTCGATCAATATTATGATACAATTCTGGGAAATTACGGATATACTAATTGGGATTTGAATTCTGAAGGTTTGCCACCACTCACGGAAGCAGCAAAATACTCCACGATAATCTGGCATACCGATGATATTGTAAATTTCCCATTTGATAACGATCTTTACAACATTAAAACCTATCTGCTGGCTGGCGGTAATCTGCTGATCTCGTCCTGGAAACTGCTTTATGATCTACAGGACAATTTCCAGGAATATTATCTTAATTTTAACCAGGCTTACACTAACGATCAACCTGATTTTATCGGAGCTTTTGGACAGAACGGATTTCCCGATATTTCTATTGATACAGGCAAAATTCCGCTACCCTTCTGGGAAAGTACTCTGCAGTATGTAAATAAATTTGAACCAATTAACGGAGCTGAACCAATTTACATATTTGATTCAGAATCTAACGATCCAGATTGGGAAAACATGGTTTGTGCCCAAAGGTTTTACGGAGATTTTAGACTTTATGTTTTTGGTTTTCCACTTTATTTTATGAATCAAAACACTTCCATGCAGATAGTTGATCTGGTTCTGCAGGATTTTGGAGAAATAACCAATGTAGAAGATCACACAATTCCCAACTCCTCTCTCCTAACTCCACACTTGTCTAATTACCCCAATCCGTTTAATCCAACTACAACGATCTTTTTTGAAACCACAAATTTACACGAATCAGCACAAATTGAAATTTATAACTTAAAAGGTCAGAAAGTTAAAATTCTGCCTGTCATCCTGAGTGATCCCGAGAATCGGGATTGTATCGAAGGATCAGGCACAACAAATAGTTATTCCGTCGTTTGGAACGGAACAGATCAAAATAACGAACCTGTTTCCAGCGGAATCTATTTCGCAAGAATACGCTTGCGTCCCGATTCATCGGGGAAAGCTGGAAAGTTCGAAGCAAGTTGTAAGATGCTGCTGATCAAATAAAGAGGTAAAGATGCAGAGAAACATAGAGACAAAGAAAAGAAATCGTCATTCTGAAGTATCTTACGAAGGTTGTTCTTATGAAGAATCTCTTAGCTCAATTAAGATAAAATTTATGATTTCTATAGTTTTATTTTTCTGTATTTTAGGCAGTGTATTTTCACAGAACATAAAAATAAACGAGATCATGTCATCAAACAGCACCACAATCTATGATGAAGATGGAGATGCTTCAGACTGGATTGAAATTTATAATGCCGAAACATCAGAAGTTTTTCTGGATGGATTCACTCTTTCCGATGATGTGAACGATCCTTATAAATGGGAATTCCCAAATGTTTCGATTCCCGCCCAGGATTTTCTGCTTGTTTTTGCTTCGGGAAAAGACCGTCCTGTAAGTCATTGGGAAACGATCATCGATTGGGGTGATAACTGGAAATATTTTATTGGTACAGAAGAACCACCTTCTGAATGGCGAGATGTAGATTTTGATGATTCCACGTGGAGCGAAGGACCCAGCGGATTTGGTTTTGGCGATGATGATGATGCTACGATTTTGCCTGAACCACTTGTTTCATTCTATATTCGCCACACGTTCCAGATAAATGATCTTGCAAATATAGTAAATGCACTTCTACATGTAGATTTTGATGATGCTTTTGTGGTTTATCTGAATGGTGTGGAAATAGCTAGAGAAGGAATTGGTGTCGAAGGCTTGGTTCCTGCTTTTGATGAAACAGCCGGCATCTCTCATGAAGCACAAATCTATCAAGGTGGAATGCCTGAATTATTTGTAATAGAAAATCTGGATGCGATTTTAATGGAAGGAAATAATATACTATCCATTCAAACTCATAATGCCAGTTCAACCTCTTCCGATATGAGCATGATCCCATTTCTAACTTTGGGAATGCGTGAGGAACCAACCGGCGCAACTGGAATTGCTGTACTTCTGGAAAACGATCTTCCCAAAATGCACACTAATTTCAAACTTTCAACCGATGGTGAAGATGTAATTCTTTCTGATAACATCGGAAATATTCTTGATAATATTGCATTTTCCAGTTTGGAAACCGATATTTCCTTTGGACGTCAACCGGATGGTTCAGATGATTTTTACTTATTCAATGGACCAACTCCTGATTCTTCAAATACGACAACAGGATTTTTGGAATATTCAGCTGACCCGATTTTTGATATCGATGGCGGCTTTTATTATGATGATTTTACTTTTGGATTTGTCGACATTCCTGCTGGTGAAACTATCTTTTATACGTTAGATGGATCTATTCCTGATGAAAATTCTTTTGAATACACTCAACCCGAAACGATAGATTCTACAGTTGTTATACGTGCTCGTGGTTTTGAAACTGGAAAAATTCCCAGCCAGACAGTTACAGAATCTTTTTTCGTAAATATCGATCCAAGTTTGCCGGTCATTTCGCTGGTTTCCGACCCGGTAAATTTCTTTGATGAAAATTATGGAATTTACGTTATGGGGCTAAATGCCAGCACTATCTATCCGTATTATGGTGCAAATTTCTGGGAAGACTGGGAACGGCCGATCAATATCCAGATGTTTGAAACAGATGGAACCAATGCCTTCCACATAAATGCCGGAGTAAAAATTTTTGGGAATTATTCACGCGGGCTTCCCCAAAAATCTCTGGCAATCTACACTCGAAATCAGTATGATGACAATAAAATTGCCTATCAGATTTTTCCTGAAAAAAACATTGCTGAATTTGATAATATTGTACTTCGTAATTCTGGAAATGACTGGGAATGGAGCATGATGCGTGACGCATTGATGACCTCACTTGTGCAGGAAACTGGATTAGACATTCAGGATTACAGACCATCGACAGTATTTATAAATGGAGATTATTGGGGAATTCACAATATTCGAGAAAAAATAAATGAACATTATTTGGAAGCAAATCACGGTGTGGATCCTGATGAGATTGATATGCTGGAAGATAATGGACTGATCATTCACGGTGATAAACAGCATTATCTGGATTTGCTGGATTTTATAGAAAACAATGATATCAGCCTTCCTGCAAATTATGAATATATTTGCACTCAAATGGATATGGAAAATTATCTTAATTATATGACAGCGGAACTGTTTTATGCAAATAGTGACTGGCCGGGAAGAAACTTAAAATTCTGGAGAGAACAGAATGATGAGGGCAAATGGCGATGGATTTTGTTCGATACCGATTTTGGTTTTGGGTTGGGAGAAGCATTCGATTTTAATATGCTGGAATTTGCCTTAGAACCTAACGGACCTATTTATCCAAATC
Coding sequences within it:
- a CDS encoding CotH kinase family protein — protein: MQRNIETKKRNRHSEVSYEGCSYEESLSSIKIKFMISIVLFFCILGSVFSQNIKINEIMSSNSTTIYDEDGDASDWIEIYNAETSEVFLDGFTLSDDVNDPYKWEFPNVSIPAQDFLLVFASGKDRPVSHWETIIDWGDNWKYFIGTEEPPSEWRDVDFDDSTWSEGPSGFGFGDDDDATILPEPLVSFYIRHTFQINDLANIVNALLHVDFDDAFVVYLNGVEIAREGIGVEGLVPAFDETAGISHEAQIYQGGMPELFVIENLDAILMEGNNILSIQTHNASSTSSDMSMIPFLTLGMREEPTGATGIAVLLENDLPKMHTNFKLSTDGEDVILSDNIGNILDNIAFSSLETDISFGRQPDGSDDFYLFNGPTPDSSNTTTGFLEYSADPIFDIDGGFYYDDFTFGFVDIPAGETIFYTLDGSIPDENSFEYTQPETIDSTVVIRARGFETGKIPSQTVTESFFVNIDPSLPVISLVSDPVNFFDENYGIYVMGLNASTIYPYYGANFWEDWERPINIQMFETDGTNAFHINAGVKIFGNYSRGLPQKSLAIYTRNQYDDNKIAYQIFPEKNIAEFDNIVLRNSGNDWEWSMMRDALMTSLVQETGLDIQDYRPSTVFINGDYWGIHNIREKINEHYLEANHGVDPDEIDMLEDNGLIIHGDKQHYLDLLDFIENNDISLPANYEYICTQMDMENYLNYMTAELFYANSDWPGRNLKFWREQNDEGKWRWILFDTDFGFGLGEAFDFNMLEFALEPNGPIYPNPPWSTFLFRRLVTNDTFVQDFVNLFADRFNGIFHTDHIQNKILELSGNIETEMPNHVDRWNLSMASWQNEVLVLQYFAGDRPQYVKQHIMDEFGLPGTANIYLDISPPETGNILVNTLQVEEFPWAGEYFLQNPVTLTGLDVPGWQFAGWSGDVISDSTSITLDMNDEFSLIAWFEPAASFVDSIVFNEINYNSAPDFDTEDWVEIYNRSQQDIDMSGWSFSDSDDNHIFEFPEGYTLYSDEFLVICRDTTAFSSFFPNINNILGNMDFGLSSDGEMVRLFDHTGELIDSLQYGVNSPWPTEPNGSGPTLALLNPTYDNTDPQSWAASYEHGTPGEINDVYVYSDENIVMQTELKLLQNFPNPFNPTTQISYSLPEDNNIKLTIYNIKGQLVKILVDEFQPEGRYTVSWNGKDEFGKQSASGIYFYKLADGRNSKTRKMILLK